The following proteins come from a genomic window of Brevibacillus antibioticus:
- a CDS encoding diguanylate cyclase domain-containing protein: protein MVKKLDITTLISQHGDILTSLFDHMSDMFFLMAVEEDADGEYQFRYVLMNPSAMHVAQLSEEAYGKKFEDVYPHEKANLLQYMYTQVVKSGSPIHFTANGDIIGESILSPVYDSNGVCTHVFSITRDVTARTNLESQLAYMAYHDVLTGLPNRRLLSKKLQHALRAAQSKEEMVATLYLDCDRFKEINDTWGHDTGDLFLQMLAKRLKSSVRDGDIVARLGGDEFVIVLTGIHSERQVEKIANRILLATQEPWMIEDRAIPFSTSIGIALYPASASEAEQLLSNADKALYQAKNTGRNRFLFFDST from the coding sequence ATGGTGAAGAAACTTGATATTACTACACTTATCAGTCAGCATGGTGATATCCTAACCAGTCTATTCGATCATATGTCGGACATGTTCTTTCTCATGGCTGTCGAAGAAGATGCGGACGGGGAGTATCAGTTTCGCTATGTCTTGATGAATCCATCCGCTATGCACGTTGCCCAATTGAGCGAGGAAGCATACGGAAAAAAGTTTGAGGACGTTTATCCTCATGAAAAAGCTAACTTATTACAGTACATGTACACACAAGTAGTAAAAAGTGGGAGTCCGATCCACTTTACTGCGAATGGTGACATCATTGGCGAATCCATTCTCTCGCCTGTCTACGATAGCAATGGTGTATGCACGCATGTATTTTCCATTACTCGAGATGTTACCGCGCGCACAAACCTGGAGTCACAGCTGGCCTATATGGCGTATCATGATGTGCTCACGGGATTGCCCAACAGGCGTCTCCTCTCCAAAAAGCTCCAGCATGCTCTACGTGCTGCCCAATCAAAAGAGGAGATGGTCGCTACCCTCTATTTGGATTGTGACCGCTTTAAAGAAATCAACGATACATGGGGTCATGACACAGGAGATCTGTTTTTGCAAATGCTGGCTAAGCGGCTCAAGTCATCTGTTCGAGATGGAGATATCGTCGCACGTCTGGGTGGAGACGAGTTTGTCATCGTTCTGACCGGCATTCACTCCGAACGTCAGGTTGAAAAAATTGCGAACCGTATTCTGCTTGCGACGCAAGAGCCGTGGATGATCGAGGACCGGGCCATACCGTTTTCGACAAGCATAGGCATTGCCCTCTACCCAGCATCTGCAAGCGAAGCCGAACAGCTGTTGAGCAATGCAGACAAAGCACTTTATCAGGCCAAAAATACAGGGCGTAATCGATTCCTTTTCTTTGACTCTACTTGA
- a CDS encoding MraY family glycosyltransferase: MPAANWLAWKTKLLDMPKGRKGHSRPIPLSGGLAMFVGLLLVSTFFAGAQKTVAVLAVGGAVLVAIGWLDDTYKSQKKDFPAMPKLMVQLLVAMMTFLMDIRFRGVNLMWLGGEEGTYISFPILVSLLMTVLWIVGLINMVNFLDGVDGLAAGATVISAVTLFFLSMLKGQELTALLAVALAGAALAFLRFNFYPAKIFMGDAGSMFLGFALGVISLEGTMKGATIISLVVTVLAVGLPVIDTVQVIISRLLAGSPMYQADRRHVHHRLMSRGLSTKQTVIILYVVSLLFSVLAVFLFYRQ; encoded by the coding sequence ATGCCGGCAGCAAATTGGCTGGCTTGGAAAACAAAGCTACTGGATATGCCAAAGGGGAGAAAGGGACATAGCAGGCCGATCCCATTATCTGGTGGTTTGGCGATGTTTGTCGGTCTCTTATTGGTGTCAACTTTTTTTGCAGGGGCGCAAAAAACCGTTGCAGTTTTGGCAGTTGGCGGGGCCGTGCTGGTGGCCATTGGATGGTTAGATGATACGTACAAGTCGCAGAAAAAAGATTTTCCGGCAATGCCGAAGCTAATGGTGCAGTTACTGGTAGCGATGATGACATTCCTCATGGATATTCGCTTTCGGGGAGTCAATTTGATGTGGCTGGGGGGAGAGGAAGGGACGTATATCTCATTTCCGATCCTTGTTTCCCTGTTGATGACCGTGCTGTGGATCGTCGGCTTGATCAATATGGTGAATTTTTTGGATGGAGTCGATGGGCTTGCTGCTGGTGCTACCGTGATCTCAGCGGTGACCTTGTTCTTTTTGTCGATGCTCAAAGGTCAAGAATTAACGGCATTATTGGCAGTTGCATTGGCAGGTGCTGCACTCGCTTTTCTACGCTTTAATTTCTATCCAGCGAAAATTTTTATGGGTGATGCGGGTTCGATGTTTTTGGGATTCGCTCTCGGCGTGATCTCGTTGGAAGGAACGATGAAAGGGGCTACAATCATTTCATTAGTCGTGACTGTATTGGCAGTAGGCTTGCCCGTCATAGACACTGTACAGGTCATCATCAGTCGGCTCTTGGCAGGCTCCCCCATGTACCAAGCGGATCGTCGACATGTTCATCATCGGCTCATGTCCCGGGGGTTGTCTACGAAGCAGACGGTCATCATTCTGTATGTGGTGAGCTTGCTGTTCTCCGTCTTGGCAGTGTTTTTGTTTTACCGTCAATAA
- the pruA gene encoding L-glutamate gamma-semialdehyde dehydrogenase yields MQVEFKNEAFTNFSLPENKKAFEEALAKVESELGLEYPLIIGGERITTEKKSNSFNPSNKEQVVGVVSQADQALAEKAIQTAASTFETWKKVPAQARSRYLYKAAAIMRRRKHEFSAWLVKEAGKSWAEADADTAEAIDFMEYYGRQMDKLSQRHDLPRIPDEDNELYYVPLGVGIVIPPWNFPLAIMVGMTTAALVAGNTVVLKPASTTPVIAAKFMEILEDAGVPAGVVNFVPGSGSQIGDYLVEHNLTRFISFTGSRDVGLRINELAAKHRPGQKWMKRLVAEMGGKDSIVVDNDCDIELAAQSIVASAFGFSGQKCSACSRAIVHQDVYDQVLGRVVELTKQLTVGDIRTNDFYTGPVVDEKAYNKILEYIEIGKTEGKLVAGGEKGPESGYFIMPTVFADVDPQARIMQEEIFGPVVAFCKANDFDHAMEIANNTEYGLTGAVISRNRENLERAREEFHVGNLYFNRKCTGALVGVHPFGGFNMSGTDSKAGGPDYLLLFTQAKMVSEKL; encoded by the coding sequence ATGCAAGTGGAATTCAAAAACGAGGCGTTTACCAATTTTAGTCTGCCAGAAAATAAAAAGGCATTTGAAGAAGCTCTCGCTAAGGTAGAAAGTGAGCTTGGCCTTGAGTATCCGCTTATCATCGGCGGAGAACGCATCACAACCGAAAAGAAATCCAACTCCTTCAACCCTTCTAATAAAGAACAAGTAGTGGGCGTTGTTTCCCAGGCTGACCAAGCACTGGCTGAGAAAGCGATCCAAACAGCTGCTAGCACTTTCGAAACATGGAAAAAGGTGCCTGCACAAGCACGTTCCCGCTATCTGTATAAAGCAGCAGCAATCATGCGTCGCCGTAAGCATGAGTTCTCTGCTTGGCTCGTAAAAGAAGCAGGAAAAAGCTGGGCAGAAGCTGATGCTGACACAGCAGAAGCAATCGACTTCATGGAATACTATGGCCGTCAAATGGATAAGCTGTCCCAGCGCCATGATCTGCCTCGTATCCCTGATGAAGACAACGAATTGTACTACGTTCCACTCGGTGTAGGTATCGTTATCCCGCCTTGGAACTTCCCTCTTGCGATCATGGTTGGTATGACGACAGCAGCTCTCGTAGCGGGTAACACTGTCGTATTGAAGCCTGCTTCTACCACTCCAGTAATCGCTGCGAAATTCATGGAGATTCTCGAAGACGCTGGCGTACCAGCAGGTGTTGTAAACTTCGTACCAGGTTCCGGTAGCCAAATCGGAGATTACCTCGTAGAGCACAACCTGACTCGTTTCATCAGCTTTACAGGTTCCCGTGACGTAGGTCTGCGTATCAACGAACTGGCTGCGAAACATCGTCCAGGTCAAAAATGGATGAAGCGTCTGGTTGCCGAAATGGGCGGTAAAGACTCCATCGTTGTTGATAACGACTGCGATATCGAGTTGGCTGCACAGTCCATCGTGGCTTCTGCATTCGGTTTCTCCGGTCAAAAATGTTCCGCTTGCTCCCGTGCTATCGTTCACCAAGACGTGTACGACCAAGTACTGGGTCGCGTAGTAGAGCTGACCAAACAACTGACTGTGGGAGACATCAGAACCAACGATTTCTACACAGGCCCTGTGGTTGACGAAAAAGCATACAACAAAATCCTCGAGTACATCGAGATTGGTAAAACAGAAGGCAAACTGGTTGCAGGTGGCGAAAAAGGTCCAGAATCCGGCTACTTCATCATGCCTACTGTATTTGCAGATGTAGATCCACAAGCTCGCATCATGCAAGAAGAGATCTTTGGCCCAGTGGTAGCGTTCTGCAAAGCCAACGATTTCGACCATGCAATGGAAATCGCGAACAACACCGAGTACGGTTTGACTGGCGCTGTCATCAGCCGCAACCGTGAGAACCTGGAGCGCGCTCGCGAAGAGTTCCACGTAGGTAACCTGTACTTCAACCGCAAGTGCACAGGCGCTTTGGTGGGTGTACATCCATTCGGAGGCTTCAACATGTCCGGTACAGACTCCAAAGCGGGTGGACCAGACTACCTCCTGCTCTTCACACAAGCAAAAATGGTTTCCGAAAAACTGTAA
- a CDS encoding CamS family sex pheromone protein, whose protein sequence is MKVKFLTGCRFLTAVLLVMALTGCSLIPGGKDKAPEPTTPSLSEVVEVSEDYYGSITPYQPNQTRGMLADTRYRIDFSHLELGLMEFARETYPTPDYYFQEGQVIKKEQVTQWIAQEKTAGPNGKKKNGILVHVLEHDYLSKKDKSLAGMVLGLSLSPNYKDATGQDKVYTTQELQAKGQQVAARIVQSVRATSPEVPILVLMYQVPEANSSLVPGHFIMSGTVGANEATISKWLPIEEEFFLFPSPEVEQKHPEQSLQYDKLMRQSKGYFPEYIGMTGLGRFMDGKLTEITITATAEYDSRTEALQFTQFTAGSINQLFDKNVHVNLYVQSMNKPLSLYIRPTSGEPYMHIYRQ, encoded by the coding sequence ATGAAAGTGAAGTTTTTGACAGGATGCAGGTTCTTGACAGCTGTACTTCTTGTGATGGCATTGACTGGCTGTTCGTTGATACCTGGGGGCAAGGACAAAGCTCCTGAGCCTACTACACCGTCCTTGTCGGAGGTAGTGGAAGTATCCGAGGATTACTACGGCAGCATTACCCCGTACCAGCCAAACCAGACACGAGGAATGCTTGCTGATACGAGATATCGCATCGATTTCAGTCACCTTGAATTAGGCCTGATGGAGTTTGCTCGGGAGACATACCCGACGCCCGATTATTATTTTCAAGAAGGTCAAGTGATTAAAAAAGAGCAAGTCACCCAGTGGATCGCACAGGAAAAGACGGCCGGGCCAAACGGGAAAAAGAAAAATGGAATTCTCGTGCACGTATTGGAGCATGATTACCTGAGTAAGAAGGATAAGAGCCTGGCTGGCATGGTGTTGGGCTTGTCACTCTCGCCGAACTATAAGGATGCAACCGGTCAGGACAAGGTGTACACGACACAAGAACTGCAAGCAAAAGGTCAGCAGGTTGCAGCTCGTATCGTGCAGTCTGTACGTGCAACTAGTCCGGAAGTTCCGATCCTGGTTTTGATGTATCAAGTACCGGAGGCGAATTCCTCTCTGGTGCCGGGGCACTTCATCATGTCAGGAACAGTAGGGGCAAATGAAGCAACGATATCCAAGTGGCTGCCGATCGAAGAGGAATTTTTCCTGTTCCCAAGTCCAGAGGTTGAGCAGAAACACCCAGAGCAGTCGTTGCAGTATGACAAGCTGATGCGCCAATCCAAGGGCTATTTCCCTGAATATATCGGGATGACTGGCCTGGGACGTTTCATGGACGGCAAGCTCACGGAAATTACGATTACCGCCACAGCAGAGTATGACTCCAGAACAGAGGCTTTGCAGTTTACGCAATTTACAGCAGGAAGCATTAATCAGCTCTTCGATAAAAACGTTCACGTGAACCTGTACGTACAGTCGATGAATAAACCCTTGTCGCTCTACATTCGACCGACAAGTGGTGAGCCGTATATGCATATTTACAGACAATAA
- a CDS encoding WD40/YVTN/BNR-like repeat-containing protein, with protein sequence MSKGRDVKSMNSFLKWGIGVIAMLQLVGCGSDSSTGSKQINTKPPTVTEAALKGNLTYQDVLELGATVHNLMMTDDARQIWVGTNAGLYSSAGGGTWGSLSTDLEQYAIEGWFVDPVDPKQIFVGGIDGVLHSTDGGKKWTSVNKGLPEPANIRSFVGNRQGDKVRLFAFVSGEGIYQSTDEAQSWSLWQPMDQEVFTMDFDPEQDRLYVAAQFSLLYNEEGQWKTEAIPGAQQIYSLAINRRTGTLAVATEKGIYEKIKGEWRLLEARSPEKLIVIASGGEETKWVGIGESALIYKLEDNRWIKWNE encoded by the coding sequence ATGAGTAAGGGAAGGGACGTGAAGAGCATGAATAGCTTCCTGAAATGGGGAATTGGTGTAATAGCCATGCTGCAATTGGTTGGCTGTGGAAGTGACAGCAGTACTGGTAGTAAACAAATCAATACGAAACCACCAACAGTTACAGAGGCTGCTCTAAAAGGGAACTTGACCTATCAGGACGTATTGGAACTGGGAGCAACCGTTCACAATCTGATGATGACCGATGATGCTCGTCAAATATGGGTTGGTACGAATGCAGGGTTGTATAGCTCGGCTGGCGGTGGAACATGGGGGTCTCTCTCGACAGATTTAGAGCAGTATGCGATCGAAGGCTGGTTTGTGGACCCAGTTGATCCGAAGCAAATATTTGTCGGCGGGATTGATGGGGTTCTCCATTCAACAGATGGCGGTAAAAAGTGGACTTCTGTCAACAAGGGGTTGCCAGAGCCAGCGAATATACGCAGCTTTGTGGGGAATCGCCAAGGAGACAAAGTGCGTCTGTTTGCCTTTGTCTCGGGTGAGGGCATTTATCAATCGACGGATGAGGCCCAATCATGGAGTCTGTGGCAGCCGATGGATCAGGAAGTATTTACTATGGACTTTGATCCCGAACAAGACCGTCTCTATGTAGCGGCCCAATTCAGCTTGCTCTATAATGAAGAGGGGCAGTGGAAGACAGAGGCGATTCCCGGAGCACAGCAGATCTATTCGCTCGCCATTAACAGACGAACTGGCACTCTCGCTGTCGCAACCGAAAAAGGTATCTATGAGAAAATCAAGGGCGAATGGCGGTTGCTTGAAGCTCGTTCACCAGAAAAGCTGATTGTCATTGCTTCAGGTGGCGAGGAGACAAAATGGGTGGGAATTGGCGAATCGGCATTGATCTACAAGCTCGAAGACAATCGATGGATCAAGTGGAACGAATGA
- the ligA gene encoding NAD-dependent DNA ligase LigA — translation MDRLTAETKIKELAKQIERHNRLYHEEDRPEISDQEYDQLMRELKELETSFPDLQSPDSPSLRVGGEPLPFFEKVVHKTPMLSLGNAFNEEDIRDFDRRVRQAVGSQAVRYVAELKIDGLAVSLHYENGLFVRGATRGDGTTGEDITQNLKTIRSIPLRLTKPLTLEVRGEAYMSKGAFEKLNKEREERGEALFANPRNSAAGSLRQLDPKIAASRQLDTFVYGIGDLQGETVESHSAGLDLLETLGFMVNQERRVFDDVDELLVFIAGWTEKRPHLPYEIDGMVIKVDSYAQQEELGFTAKSPRWAIAYKFPAEEAVTILEAIEVSVGRTGNVTPTALLKPVSLAGTTVKRASLHNEDIIREKGLLIGDHVVVKKAGDIIPEIIAVLPERRTGSEVPFAMPTHCPECESELVRLEEEVALRCINPMCPALIREGMIHFVSRTAMNIDGLGEKVVAQLYRDGIIHSVADLYYLHQQRDVLLGMERMGEKSVDNLLAAIEASKENSLERVLFGLGIRLVGAKAARVLAEHFGNIDAIMQASEEEITTIDEIGPKMAASLVNYFAQPQAQAVIERLRAAGVNMEYKGIRIESGTDLPFSGKTIVLTGTLTQMSRQEAEEAIARLGGKVTGSVSKKTDLVIAGEKAGSKLEKAEKLGVAVMDEAGFLQVLESNA, via the coding sequence ATGGATCGATTGACGGCGGAAACAAAAATAAAAGAATTAGCGAAACAAATTGAGCGGCATAATCGTCTTTATCATGAAGAGGATCGACCTGAGATTTCTGACCAGGAATACGATCAATTGATGCGGGAGCTAAAGGAGCTTGAAACCAGCTTCCCTGATTTGCAGTCACCTGATTCTCCTTCCTTGCGTGTAGGGGGAGAACCGCTGCCCTTCTTTGAAAAGGTCGTTCATAAGACACCGATGCTCAGTCTCGGCAACGCCTTTAATGAGGAGGACATCAGGGATTTTGACCGCCGGGTACGTCAGGCCGTTGGCAGTCAGGCTGTCCGATACGTGGCTGAACTGAAAATTGATGGTCTGGCCGTGTCGCTTCATTATGAAAATGGGCTGTTCGTCCGCGGGGCTACACGTGGAGACGGAACAACAGGCGAAGACATCACACAAAACCTAAAAACGATTCGTTCCATTCCTTTGCGGTTGACGAAGCCGTTAACCCTCGAGGTTCGCGGTGAGGCTTACATGTCCAAGGGAGCATTTGAAAAGCTGAACAAAGAGCGCGAGGAGCGTGGAGAAGCGTTATTTGCCAACCCGCGCAATTCCGCAGCAGGGTCACTTCGACAGCTCGATCCAAAAATTGCCGCATCCCGTCAACTGGATACGTTTGTTTACGGCATTGGCGATTTGCAAGGGGAGACAGTGGAATCGCACAGTGCAGGACTTGATTTGCTGGAGACGCTCGGCTTCATGGTGAATCAGGAGCGACGTGTATTTGACGACGTCGATGAACTGCTCGTCTTTATTGCGGGCTGGACAGAGAAGCGTCCTCATTTGCCTTATGAAATCGACGGCATGGTGATCAAGGTCGATAGTTACGCTCAGCAGGAGGAGCTTGGGTTTACTGCGAAAAGTCCACGTTGGGCCATCGCATACAAGTTCCCTGCCGAAGAAGCGGTTACGATTCTCGAAGCTATTGAAGTATCTGTGGGGCGTACAGGAAATGTCACCCCGACTGCCTTATTGAAGCCAGTCAGTCTGGCAGGTACGACCGTGAAGCGTGCTTCTTTGCACAACGAAGATATTATTCGGGAAAAAGGCCTTCTTATCGGCGATCATGTTGTCGTCAAAAAAGCGGGGGACATTATCCCGGAGATTATCGCAGTTTTGCCAGAGCGTCGCACTGGAAGTGAAGTACCGTTTGCCATGCCAACGCATTGCCCTGAATGCGAGAGTGAGCTGGTGCGCTTGGAGGAAGAAGTGGCTCTGCGCTGCATCAATCCAATGTGTCCGGCACTAATCCGTGAGGGCATGATTCATTTCGTGTCCCGAACAGCCATGAATATTGACGGCTTGGGAGAAAAGGTCGTGGCCCAGCTGTATCGCGACGGTATTATCCACAGTGTTGCTGACCTGTATTATTTGCACCAGCAGCGCGATGTTTTACTGGGTATGGAGCGCATGGGTGAAAAGTCGGTAGATAATTTACTCGCGGCTATTGAAGCGAGCAAGGAGAATTCACTAGAGCGCGTCTTGTTTGGTCTTGGTATTCGATTGGTCGGAGCCAAGGCGGCACGTGTTCTCGCGGAGCATTTTGGCAATATCGATGCCATTATGCAGGCATCCGAAGAAGAGATTACAACAATCGATGAGATCGGACCGAAAATGGCAGCGAGTCTCGTGAACTACTTCGCACAGCCGCAGGCTCAGGCAGTGATTGAGAGACTGCGGGCGGCTGGAGTGAACATGGAGTACAAAGGAATCCGCATTGAGAGTGGCACAGACCTCCCATTCTCAGGTAAAACAATCGTTTTGACCGGTACCTTGACGCAAATGTCGCGGCAGGAGGCAGAGGAGGCGATTGCGCGCTTGGGTGGCAAGGTAACAGGCAGCGTCAGCAAGAAGACAGACCTGGTGATTGCAGGCGAAAAAGCCGGCTCCAAGCTGGAGAAGGCAGAGAAACTAGGCGTGGCTGTTATGGACGAAGCAGGCTTCCTGCAAGTATTAGAGAGCAACGCCTAG